In Tepidamorphus gemmatus, one genomic interval encodes:
- the tolB gene encoding Tol-Pal system beta propeller repeat protein TolB encodes MRAFLCAIAVTVSALAAPAAHAQIEIDITQANIQPLPIAIPDFGGDPEFARQISDVISANLRRSGLFAPVDPAAFIERPDFDAMPNFGSWRVINAQALVTGRVTRQPDGRLRAEFRLWDVFGGQQMTGQQFFTTPENWRRVAHIISDAIYERLTGEKGYFDTRIVFVDETGPKTNRVRRLAIMDQDGANVRYLTNSPDEIIRNPRFSPSRQEITYVSQPYGQVPRVYLLNIETGQREVVGDFPGMTFAPRFSPDGQRVVLSLEQGGNANIYVMDLRSRRTTRLTNTPSIDTSPSFSPDGRQIVFESDRGGSQQLYVMNADGSNPQRISFGQGAYATPVWSPRGDLIAFTKRLGGQFAIGVMRPDGSGERILTSGFHNEGPTWAPNGRVLMFFRETPGAAGGPQIWSVDLTGYNEIRVPTPSFASDPAWSPLLN; translated from the coding sequence ATGAGAGCTTTCCTCTGTGCCATTGCAGTGACCGTCTCCGCACTCGCTGCGCCTGCAGCGCATGCGCAGATCGAGATCGACATCACGCAAGCCAACATCCAGCCGTTACCGATCGCCATACCGGACTTCGGTGGCGATCCCGAGTTCGCCAGGCAGATCTCCGACGTGATCTCGGCGAATCTGCGCCGCTCGGGCCTGTTTGCGCCCGTCGATCCCGCCGCCTTCATCGAACGGCCAGACTTCGACGCGATGCCCAATTTCGGCAGCTGGCGGGTGATCAACGCGCAGGCGCTGGTCACCGGCCGCGTGACACGCCAGCCGGACGGGCGGCTGCGGGCGGAATTCCGCCTTTGGGACGTGTTCGGCGGCCAGCAGATGACTGGCCAGCAGTTCTTCACCACGCCGGAGAACTGGCGGCGGGTCGCCCATATCATCTCCGATGCGATCTACGAGCGGCTCACCGGCGAGAAGGGCTATTTCGACACACGCATCGTGTTCGTCGACGAGACCGGGCCGAAGACCAACCGCGTCCGGCGACTGGCGATCATGGACCAGGACGGCGCCAATGTGCGCTATCTGACCAACTCGCCCGACGAGATCATCCGCAATCCGCGCTTCAGCCCGTCGCGTCAGGAGATCACCTACGTTTCGCAGCCCTACGGCCAGGTGCCGCGTGTCTACCTGCTCAACATCGAAACCGGCCAGCGCGAAGTGGTCGGCGACTTTCCGGGCATGACCTTCGCGCCGCGATTCTCGCCGGACGGGCAGCGCGTGGTGCTCAGCCTCGAGCAGGGCGGCAATGCCAACATCTACGTGATGGACCTGAGGAGCCGGCGCACGACGCGGCTGACCAACACGCCATCGATCGACACGAGCCCCTCGTTTTCTCCCGACGGACGCCAGATCGTGTTCGAGTCCGACCGTGGCGGCAGCCAGCAGCTGTATGTCATGAATGCAGATGGCTCCAACCCGCAGCGCATCAGCTTCGGCCAGGGCGCCTACGCAACGCCGGTCTGGTCGCCGCGCGGCGACCTGATCGCCTTCACCAAGCGGCTTGGCGGCCAGTTTGCCATCGGCGTGATGCGTCCGGACGGGTCGGGCGAGCGCATCCTGACCTCCGGATTCCACAACGAGGGTCCGACCTGGGCGCCGAACGGGCGCGTACTGATGTTCTTCCGCGAAACGCCGGGGGCCGCAGGCGGTCCGCAGATCTGGTCGGTGGACCTTACCGGCTACAACGAGATCCGCGTGCCGACACCTTCCTTTGCGTCGGATCCGGCCTGGTCGCCCTTGCTCAACTGA
- a CDS encoding cell envelope integrity protein TolA, whose translation MRAALSVSTAGHALIIGWGLIAFGTSPFETRSQPAIPIEILTVAEFTELTAGTKDGDREAPPAAAEMPEADKVVEKPKPAPPKETAAAPEPAPAPDPEPAPLRTAAVPDAAETPPLPEPAPKAAEEPAPQPLADAPIPKVKPKVAAKPKPPTPQPARPERKFDADNIAALLNKIPDSGGGAPVRTASVNPAYGVASGGTGTLSISEIDALRQQIARCWSPPVGVLEAGQLQVRIGMELNIDGSLAMPPRLLNPSGDHIFMIAAEAAMRAVNRCQPYYLPPEKYDTWRQINLTFDPRELMGG comes from the coding sequence ATGCGCGCCGCACTCTCCGTTTCCACTGCCGGACATGCGCTGATCATCGGCTGGGGGCTGATCGCCTTCGGGACAAGCCCGTTCGAGACCAGATCCCAGCCGGCGATCCCGATCGAGATCCTCACCGTCGCCGAGTTCACCGAGCTGACCGCCGGCACGAAGGACGGCGACCGCGAGGCGCCGCCGGCCGCCGCCGAGATGCCGGAGGCTGACAAGGTGGTGGAGAAGCCGAAGCCCGCACCGCCGAAGGAGACCGCTGCCGCTCCGGAACCGGCGCCAGCGCCGGACCCCGAGCCGGCACCGTTGCGCACGGCGGCAGTGCCAGACGCCGCCGAGACGCCGCCGCTGCCTGAGCCCGCTCCGAAGGCGGCCGAGGAGCCCGCGCCGCAGCCGCTGGCCGATGCGCCGATCCCGAAGGTCAAGCCGAAGGTCGCCGCCAAGCCGAAGCCGCCGACGCCGCAGCCGGCCAGGCCCGAGCGCAAGTTCGACGCCGACAACATCGCCGCGCTGCTCAACAAGATCCCCGATTCCGGTGGCGGCGCTCCGGTACGGACCGCCTCTGTGAACCCCGCCTACGGGGTCGCCTCCGGCGGCACCGGCACTTTGTCGATCAGCGAGATCGACGCGCTGCGTCAGCAGATCGCCCGCTGCTGGAGCCCGCCGGTGGGCGTGCTCGAGGCCGGGCAGCTGCAGGTGCGCATCGGCATGGAGCTCAATATCGACGGTTCGCTGGCAATGCCGCCGCGGCTGCTGAACCCGTCCGGCGATCACATCTTCATGATTGCCGCCGAGGCCGCGATGCGCGCCGTCAACCGGTGCCAGCCCTACTATCTGCCACCCGAAAAGTACGATACGTGGCGTCAGATCAACCTGACCTTCGATCCGAGGGAGCTGATGGGCGGGTAG
- the ruvA gene encoding Holliday junction branch migration protein RuvA has translation MIGKLKGTVDSLGEDWAIIDVGGVGYVTTCSTRTLAALHPGEAATLFIETFIREDHIRLYGFLSEAERQWFRLLITVQGVGSRVALAVLGTLSVADLGNAIAMQDKAMIARAPGVGPKVAGRIITELRDKAPTVGGFDAAFAKVANEIGDQRLPSASRDAVSALVNLGYGQAQAGAAVAIALKTAGADATAETLIRLGLKELAR, from the coding sequence GTGATCGGCAAGCTGAAGGGCACCGTCGACTCGCTCGGCGAGGACTGGGCGATCATTGATGTCGGTGGGGTCGGCTACGTGACGACCTGCTCGACGCGCACGCTCGCCGCGCTTCATCCCGGCGAGGCGGCCACGCTGTTCATCGAGACCTTCATCCGCGAGGATCACATCCGCCTCTACGGCTTCCTGAGCGAGGCGGAGCGGCAGTGGTTCCGGCTGCTGATCACCGTGCAGGGAGTCGGGTCGCGGGTGGCGCTGGCAGTGCTCGGAACGCTGTCGGTCGCGGATCTCGGCAATGCCATCGCCATGCAGGACAAGGCGATGATCGCCCGCGCCCCCGGCGTCGGGCCGAAGGTGGCGGGTCGCATCATCACGGAACTGCGCGACAAGGCGCCGACAGTCGGCGGCTTCGATGCCGCGTTCGCGAAGGTTGCCAACGAGATCGGCGACCAGCGCCTGCCCAGCGCATCGCGCGACGCGGTGTCGGCGCTTGTCAATCTCGGTTATGGTCAGGCGCAGGCGGGCGCGGCCGTCGCCATCGCGCTTAAGACGGCCGGCGCGGACGCCACCGCCGAAACGCTGATCCGGCTCGGGCTGAAGGAACTGGCGCGGTGA
- the ybgC gene encoding tol-pal system-associated acyl-CoA thioesterase has translation MNSTADTAWPDLAGRIVQGRHILPVRVYFEDTDFSGVVYHASYLRFMERGRSDFMRLSGADHAELFEGRDPVAFAVRRMTISFERPARIDDVVEVVTRVKEMRGASMILAQEIRRGDTLLVSADVQVALVTRDGRARRIPPELRRVLGESRGDVADNSP, from the coding sequence ATGAACAGCACTGCCGACACAGCCTGGCCCGACCTTGCGGGCCGCATCGTCCAGGGCCGGCACATCCTGCCGGTGCGGGTCTATTTCGAGGACACCGACTTCTCCGGTGTCGTCTACCACGCCAGCTACCTCCGCTTCATGGAGCGCGGCAGGTCGGACTTCATGCGGCTGTCCGGCGCCGATCACGCCGAGCTGTTCGAGGGCAGGGATCCGGTAGCCTTCGCCGTCCGGCGCATGACGATCTCCTTCGAGCGGCCGGCCAGGATCGACGACGTGGTCGAGGTGGTGACCCGTGTGAAGGAGATGCGCGGCGCCTCGATGATCCTCGCCCAGGAGATCCGCCGGGGCGATACCTTGCTCGTCTCAGCCGATGTGCAGGTGGCACTGGTGACGCGCGACGGGCGCGCGAGGCGGATCCCGCCCGAGCTGCGCCGGGTGCTCGGCGAGAGCCGCGGGGATGTCGCCGACAACAGCCCGTAA
- a CDS encoding TSUP family transporter, translated as MLPDSATLVAIVAVALAGFVGGFAGFGGAMIFMPVASALIEPRVAAASFLVTSTVLMMPLVWSAMRICAWRTVLPASIGATLTVPLGAAVLAIGDPVAIRWAISAVVLGLLALMMSGWRYAGQPGPVVATGVGGVSGLLGGLAQIAGPPVIVFWMSGPNTSVTVRANLISFFTIVSASSFAAYAWNGFFTVEAMRQTLMLAPAYGIALFLGARMFRRASERGYRRLAYAIIATAAVSSLPLLDGLLR; from the coding sequence ATGCTTCCTGATTCCGCAACCCTGGTGGCGATCGTGGCGGTCGCACTGGCCGGCTTCGTCGGCGGCTTCGCCGGCTTCGGTGGCGCGATGATCTTCATGCCGGTGGCGAGTGCGCTGATCGAACCGCGTGTGGCCGCCGCCTCATTCCTGGTGACCAGCACCGTACTTATGATGCCGCTGGTCTGGAGCGCGATGCGCATCTGCGCATGGCGCACCGTACTGCCCGCCTCGATCGGCGCGACGCTTACCGTACCGCTGGGGGCGGCGGTGCTGGCGATCGGCGACCCGGTGGCCATCCGCTGGGCGATCAGCGCGGTAGTGCTCGGACTTCTCGCGCTGATGATGTCCGGCTGGCGCTATGCCGGTCAGCCCGGACCGGTGGTCGCGACCGGCGTCGGCGGCGTTTCGGGGCTGCTCGGTGGCCTCGCCCAGATCGCCGGGCCGCCGGTCATCGTGTTCTGGATGAGCGGCCCCAACACGTCGGTCACGGTGCGCGCCAACCTGATCAGCTTCTTCACAATCGTCAGCGCCTCCTCGTTCGCAGCCTATGCCTGGAACGGCTTCTTCACGGTCGAGGCGATGCGCCAGACGCTGATGCTGGCCCCGGCCTACGGCATCGCGCTGTTCCTCGGGGCTCGGATGTTCCGGCGGGCGAGCGAGCGCGGCTATCGCAGGCTCGCCTATGCGATCATTGCCACGGCCGCGGTCAGCAGCCTGCCTTTGCTCGACGGCCTGCTGCGCTAG
- the ruvB gene encoding Holliday junction branch migration DNA helicase RuvB, with protein MSDRLIDAGERIEDEADASLRPQTLDSFVGQAQARHNLRIFIEAARARGEALDHVLFAGPPGLGKTTLAQIVARELGVNFRATSGPVIARAGDLAALLTNLEERDVLFIDEIHRLNPAVEEILYPAMEDFQLDLIIGEGPAARSVRIDLARFTLIGATTRSGLLTTPLRDRFGIPVRLDFYNQAELELIVRRGARVLGIDIADDGAMEIARRARGTPRVAGRLLRRVRDFAMIVGSGRIDRAIADRALIELEVDALGLDGLDRRYLSTIAMKFGGGPVGIETIAAALSEPRDAIEEIIEPYLIQQGFVQRTPRGRLLTPHAFRHMGLAVPSEFAPQMGLFADDAEP; from the coding sequence GTGAGCGATCGCCTGATCGATGCGGGAGAGCGGATCGAGGATGAGGCAGATGCCTCGCTCCGGCCGCAGACGCTCGACAGTTTCGTCGGCCAGGCCCAGGCGCGGCACAATCTCCGCATCTTCATCGAGGCGGCGCGCGCACGCGGCGAGGCGCTCGACCATGTGCTGTTCGCCGGCCCGCCCGGACTCGGCAAGACCACGCTCGCCCAGATCGTCGCGCGCGAACTCGGCGTGAACTTCCGCGCCACCTCTGGGCCGGTAATCGCGAGGGCAGGCGATCTCGCCGCGCTGCTCACCAATCTCGAGGAGCGCGATGTCCTGTTCATCGACGAGATCCACCGGCTCAACCCGGCGGTCGAGGAGATCCTCTATCCGGCGATGGAGGACTTCCAGCTCGATCTCATCATCGGCGAGGGGCCCGCGGCACGGTCGGTCAGGATCGATCTCGCCCGATTCACGCTGATCGGGGCGACGACCCGCTCCGGGCTGCTGACGACCCCGCTGCGTGATCGGTTCGGCATTCCGGTGCGGCTGGATTTCTACAATCAGGCGGAACTGGAACTGATCGTGCGACGCGGCGCCCGCGTGCTCGGCATCGACATCGCTGACGACGGGGCGATGGAGATCGCCCGCCGCGCGCGGGGAACGCCGCGGGTGGCGGGCCGTCTGCTGCGGCGTGTGCGCGACTTCGCCATGATCGTCGGCAGTGGCAGGATCGACCGGGCGATCGCCGACCGGGCGCTGATCGAGCTCGAGGTCGACGCGCTCGGCCTCGATGGCCTCGACCGGCGCTATCTGTCGACCATCGCGATGAAGTTCGGCGGCGGCCCGGTTGGCATCGAGACGATCGCGGCCGCACTGTCCGAGCCGCGCGACGCGATTGAGGAGATCATCGAGCCCTATCTGATCCAGCAAGGCTTCGTGCAGCGCACGCCGCGCGGCCGCCTGCTCACCCCGCATGCCTTCCGCCACATGGGCCTTGCCGTGCCGAGCGAATTCGCCCCGCAGATGGGGCTGTTCGCCGACGACGCCGAGCCGTGA
- the ruvC gene encoding crossover junction endodeoxyribonuclease RuvC, with translation MAASTIRIIGIDPGLRRTGWGVLDLTGNALAFVGAGCVTSDERLGLAERLLQIHAGLCAVLDAQAPHEAAVEQTFVNRDAAATLKLGQARGIALLVPASRGLPVAEYAPNLVKKTVIGTGHGDKKQIRMMIQVLLPKARVDSDDAADALAIAVTHAHHRASRVLAKALAG, from the coding sequence ATGGCAGCGTCCACGATTCGCATCATCGGCATCGACCCCGGCCTGCGACGCACCGGCTGGGGCGTACTCGACCTGACAGGAAATGCGCTGGCCTTCGTCGGCGCCGGGTGCGTGACCTCCGACGAGCGGCTCGGCCTCGCCGAGCGGCTGCTGCAGATCCATGCGGGGCTGTGTGCGGTCCTCGACGCGCAGGCGCCGCATGAGGCCGCCGTCGAGCAGACCTTCGTCAACCGCGACGCCGCCGCAACCCTGAAGCTCGGCCAGGCGCGCGGCATCGCCCTGCTGGTTCCGGCCTCGCGCGGACTCCCGGTCGCAGAATACGCACCGAACCTCGTCAAGAAGACGGTGATCGGCACCGGCCACGGCGACAAGAAGCAGATCCGGATGATGATCCAGGTTCTCCTGCCGAAGGCGCGGGTCGATAGCGACGACGCGGCCGACGCGCTCGCGATCGCCGTCACACACGCTCATCACCGGGCGTCAAGGGTGCTGGCCAAGGCGCTGGCCGGATGA
- the tolQ gene encoding protein TolQ produces MTPLESTGLHAPGELSMLSLFLQADIVVKLVMIGLVMASIWCWAIIIEKTFAYRRARARMDQFEKVFWSGHSLDELYRTLATRPNHAMAALFVAAMREWKRSHETGALSLLGLQSRIEKVMDVTISRESTRLESRLLFLATVGSAAPFIGLFGTVWGIMNAFTSIAASESTSLAVVAPGIAEALFATALGLLAAIPAVIGYNKFSNDVSKLIARLEGFADEFGAILSRQLDERS; encoded by the coding sequence ATGACGCCGCTGGAGTCGACAGGCCTGCATGCGCCGGGCGAATTGTCGATGCTGTCGCTGTTCCTGCAGGCGGACATCGTCGTCAAGCTGGTAATGATCGGATTGGTCATGGCCTCGATCTGGTGCTGGGCCATCATCATCGAGAAGACCTTTGCCTATCGTCGGGCGCGGGCTCGGATGGACCAGTTCGAGAAGGTGTTCTGGTCGGGCCACTCGCTGGACGAGCTCTACCGCACGCTGGCGACCCGTCCCAACCACGCGATGGCCGCACTGTTCGTCGCCGCGATGCGCGAATGGAAGCGCAGCCACGAGACCGGCGCCCTGTCGCTGCTCGGCCTGCAGTCGCGCATCGAGAAGGTGATGGACGTCACCATCTCGCGCGAGTCGACTCGGCTCGAGAGCCGGCTGCTGTTCCTCGCCACAGTCGGTTCGGCCGCGCCGTTCATCGGCCTGTTCGGCACGGTGTGGGGGATCATGAACGCGTTCACCTCGATCGCGGCATCGGAATCGACCAGTCTGGCGGTGGTCGCGCCGGGCATCGCCGAGGCGCTGTTCGCCACCGCGCTCGGTCTGCTGGCGGCGATACCGGCGGTGATCGGCTACAACAAGTTCTCCAATGACGTCAGCAAGCTGATCGCTCGTCTGGAGGGCTTCGCCGACGAGTTCGGCGCCATACTTTCGCGGCAATTGGACGAGAGAAGCTGA
- the tolR gene encoding protein TolR: MGASLAGNGGAGRRRGRRYRPMSEINVTPFVDVMLVLLIVFMVTAPLLTVGVPIDLPETQAKPLEGQKEPLTVSVDNQGRVFLQDTEITVEELVPKLTAIAERGVEERVFVRGDRTVDYGTVMRVMGRLNQAGFRRIALVTDIEQGQR, from the coding sequence ATGGGTGCGAGCCTCGCGGGGAACGGTGGCGCCGGTCGCCGGCGCGGTCGCCGATACCGGCCGATGAGCGAGATCAACGTCACGCCGTTCGTGGACGTGATGCTCGTCCTGCTCATCGTTTTCATGGTCACGGCGCCGCTGCTGACCGTCGGCGTACCGATCGATCTGCCCGAGACCCAGGCCAAGCCGCTGGAGGGCCAGAAGGAACCGTTGACCGTCAGCGTGGACAACCAGGGGCGGGTGTTCCTGCAGGACACCGAGATCACGGTCGAGGAACTGGTGCCGAAGCTGACGGCGATCGCCGAACGAGGCGTCGAGGAGAGGGTCTTCGTGCGCGGCGACCGCACGGTCGACTACGGGACGGTGATGCGCGTCATGGGACGGCTCAACCAGGCCGGCTTCCGGCGCATCGCGCTCGTCACCGACATCGAGCAGGGGCAACGCTGA